CAACAGTGTTCAAcattttttagattttgttgtatttacaatttttagGGTCAAATTCACTGTTCGAAACGCTgtgatggatatctgttctaaaatgacGAGCTTTCACATATTTTAAAATTGTCGTTTCATGTTTTAGTCATCAAAACCATTGGCGTACctgcccccatcgttggtttagaaTGTAAGAAAATAAAAGTTTCCTCAATTCCATTTCTGGAGAAATCGatttttgatgaataaaaagaTGGTTCCAAGGATTGATTTGACGCCCCCAAAAACATTAGATAATATAACACCAAAGTACAAACTATAAGCCCAGAATCCAAGAAACCACTCAAATAATTTGTAAGAATCGATGTCAATACTCTATTTATTAGGATAATATCGCTTATGTGCACATTTTAATTTATCAGGACGAACTTCGCTCACTGCGAATTCTTGCCAAGTAGGCAGCGATTTAGGAGAATGGATGCCTACCACATATGGATTCAACAACTTGAAGAAAATAATCGACTTATTTAACTAGGTGGCGTTCGGTCAGACCTTCATCAATGCAGCAGTATCAGCCAAACGTGAAAATTTGTACCCTGCGAAAGGAACAAAGAAAGTTCTCTTCGGTGCTAATCGTCGAAACGTATCTTCTTGTTAGGCGGTGGATCGATGGTTTCTGGCTTATCGCGGTTTTTGTGGTCGTACAAACCGGCTCGCACGAAACGTTTGGCAGCACCCTGATCTAGCAGTGGTCGGTTGTACTTGTGGTCGTAAATTTCCTTCTCCCGAATCATGGCAGCTTTGATACGAGCTAGCTCGTCTTTGATCCCGTGCTGTTGTGTGAAGAAAATTGTTTCGAAAATTATATATAACTATACGTTAGAGAATATGATAAATCGACAACCGAATCATGTCAGCTAGAAAACTCTTCCTACCTTGTTCGGATCCAGACCAATAATTTTGTGATACATCCAGTAAAGCGAATTGATGCTGTAAGATAAGTGCAGATCATATTTCACCTTCTCCTCCAGGGTAAAGCTTTCGTAATTTTTGTAGTCCTCTCTGGCGATGGCCAAATTTTGCCGGATCCGTTCAATGCATTCTGAAAGGTTTTCGTTCTTGTTGATGAAAGCAGTGTCGTTCTTCAGTTCACCGTAGTCGAAATCTTCGATTTCGAAAGTGTCTACGTCCATTTTACTATGGGCGTATTCTCGCCGCTGCTCTGGAAATAATGAAACGAGTGTCTCACATTACCAGTAatatttttctagttttctaaaaACGCATTACCTCTAATCAAAACAATATGCCACTGCTTTTGACATGTGTCCTGTTCTTGTACACAGAATCCGTCTCTGACTGATCTAGTACTGATGACAGTTCACGGATGAATGTGGTACTAGAGTATTAGTTTCAGCCTTTCAGCAGGTGACGATTCAAACTATTCCTTAAATAAGTTTACGAATATCTTGGTTTCGTGAAAATAAAATGAGTGTGAACTGTTGATTTTTGCATATAATGTTCAATGAGGCATTTAAATATTATAAGGCGAGGAACCCTGTGCCAAGCCTTCAGAACGTGATAGATTTCAGTAAACACAATGAAAACGGACTAGATTCCCGGTTGAAGGTAAATAAAAAAGGGCTGTGTGAATATTGCGATACGTAGAAGATATATACCAGCATATAAGGCATTCGAAACGCTgtgatagggtaacagaggtattttggccacttcatatattttgaaatagggtaacagaggtattttggccacttcatatattttggcccacctaacaaactatatggattcaatcgatcttaggtaatccatgttgcatcagtttgaagctaatcacattaaattacctattgcgaaaggatttttcaaagatattaaaacatttggtggatatttttacaaagtgggtcaaaataaaatcgatcctaaagcgagccaaaatacctttgttaccctatctgttctaaaatgaaTGGTTTCCGTATTGTTTAAATAAACTGCAGCTTGATGATTTTATTGCGAAGACTTAAAATCTGTTCTATTGTTTTCAGTAACTGTATTGTGTGTTATGTATTAGTTAAAattagaaacaaacaaacaaaattaatgatTTCAAAAGCGATACGAATATTTGTTACGAACTTTCTTTAGAAGAATTTCTGGATGATAGTGAGCTAGAGTGTTTTGAAATGAAactgtattattcagtgcaaaCATTTACAttttatattgataatttctgaaattgcCTTATTTCCTTACACACAAGTAAATTAGAACTATACaattcgtgtttcaaatttgagctcgaaaaatagaactagATGCGATTGAAACACAGTTGTAGATCTCCATATGAAataaagcagtgttgctaacagcCTGAACatgtcgcgttttttttttataacggccaataaaccaagtcaacattcactttgaagagaaaATCACTTTGAAGACAAATTCTAAAATATTTGCTGAGAGTTAGTTATGAGAgtggacagaaaaatgttatcgCTTTCGTCTGATGTTAAAATGTACTCATTTGCAATGAGTCGCCTGCAGTACCGCAGGCCATTGtgtgaaaaaaaactcaataTTGCCAATGCTATGAATTTTTAAACTCTagcactaaaaattttgacaggaAGTTTTTGCTCACACACTAATATTAGTACAAATGCCATACACCGTGcatatcagagatgccaggttaaaTTTTTAAGCAGGTTTAAAAGGTTAAATTTTTAAGCAGGttaaaaagtttgtttgattAAATTGTTGCAGTGACAGTGAAAAATGTATCGATTTCATCGTACAAAAGTGAAAGTTAAATGCACTAAAGatacgaatttaaaaaaatgttcaattaaCATTTGATAAGTACAATCCTTAAATATCTGCGGCATTAGTCAGAAATCTGTAAATTAAGGTATACATCTGCATAAGTGACATCACTAGATTTCATATACTGGATTTATTTGTATGTATGTACTGCGGGAAACGGACTGTGCATTTTTTTCGTAGGAGTCTAATAAAGCATTAAATGCGCAAAAACATTATCATATGTTTAGAGCTTAGAAATCTGCTCACGATATTTTGCTACTTTAAATGCGAACGATCAACAAACTCACGAAAAACGCcagcgaaaatttatttttattttttttttgttatcaacGGTTAAGTGCATTATTATGTTCAAAAGTGTGGTGTGTAACTTATTTCTTCTAGACTTGactttattcaaaaacttttgaaagtttttatttGTTACATGTTGATAATAAGGGGCTCAATGTTGACACATATATAATTGCTGTTAGCTTGTCTATTACACAAACTATTA
This genomic window from Malaya genurostris strain Urasoe2022 chromosome 1, Malgen_1.1, whole genome shotgun sequence contains:
- the LOC131425683 gene encoding nuclear nucleic acid-binding protein C1D-like; the encoded protein is MDVDTFEIEDFDYGELKNDTAFINKNENLSECIERIRQNLAIAREDYKNYESFTLEEKVKYDLHLSYSINSLYWMYHKIIGLDPNKHGIKDELARIKAAMIREKEIYDHKYNRPLLDQGAAKRFVRAGLYDHKNRDKPETIDPPPNKKIRFDD